The proteins below are encoded in one region of Solenopsis invicta isolate M01_SB chromosome 8, UNIL_Sinv_3.0, whole genome shotgun sequence:
- the LOC105198577 gene encoding upstream stimulatory factor 2 isoform X2 — MRYPETLAYRVVQVNGTAAIQSANEIELPVSQQGNNTVQVLTSPLNGQFYVIGNANDVFTTAQASRSLVPRAATLQIETPRNCTTGLKKRDDRRRATHNEVERRRRDKINNWITKLGKIIPDCNTGTNTTVSSGSGSGEGKTNYETQSKGGILARACEYIGELRAANQSLGQCLRDNEKLRQEITALKQLVNQLKRENLQLRSQTSSTSTAGSTDVVHLSP, encoded by the exons ATGCGTTATCCAGAAACCTTAGCATATAGAGTTGTCCAAGTAAATGGCACGGCGGCTATACAGTCAGCCAATGAGATAGAGCTTCCTGTATCGCAACAGGGGAATAATACTGTACAGGTTCTAACTTCACCTCTGAACGGCCAGTTCTACGTTATTGGGAATGCCAATGATGTCTTTACTACAGCTCAGGCGTCGAGATCTTTGGTGCCGAGAGCAGCTACATTGCAGATAGAAACCCCGAGAAATTGTACCACTGGCTTGAAAAag agagatGACAGGCGGAGAGCAACACACAACGAAGTCGAGCGCCGGCGTagagataaaataaacaattggaTTACAAAGTTGGGCAAGATAATTCCTGATTGCAATACTGGAACTAATACCACTGTCAGCAGCGGTAGCGGAAGTGGAGAAGGAAAAACAAACTATGAAACTCAG AGTAAAGGAGGTATCTTAGCGAGGGCCTGCGAATATATAGGAGAATTGCGCGCGGCTAATCAAAGCTTGGGTCAATGCCTGCGAGATAACGAGAAGCTACGGCAAGAGATCACGGCATTGAAACAATTAGTTAACCAATTGAAACGCGAGAATCTTCAACTTAGATCGCAAACTTCGTCTACGTCAACGGCCGGCAGTACCGACGTTGTACACTTGAGTCCTTAA
- the LOC105198577 gene encoding upstream stimulatory factor 2 isoform X1 codes for MDILEQQLEQQDVSVVKDDGGDTTGIVIEEAEIVDCEGEPVGEDEMRYPETLAYRVVQVNGTAAIQSANEIELPVSQQGNNTVQVLTSPLNGQFYVIGNANDVFTTAQASRSLVPRAATLQIETPRNCTTGLKKRDDRRRATHNEVERRRRDKINNWITKLGKIIPDCNTGTNTTVSSGSGSGEGKTNYETQSKGGILARACEYIGELRAANQSLGQCLRDNEKLRQEITALKQLVNQLKRENLQLRSQTSSTSTAGSTDVVHLSP; via the exons CGTCGTGAAGGACGATGGCGGTGACACGACAGGGATCGTTATAGAGGAGGCGGAGATTGTGGATTGCGAAG GGGAACCTGTCGGAGAGGATGAGATGCGTTATCCAGAAACCTTAGCATATAGAGTTGTCCAAGTAAATGGCACGGCGGCTATACAGTCAGCCAATGAGATAGAGCTTCCTGTATCGCAACAGGGGAATAATACTGTACAGGTTCTAACTTCACCTCTGAACGGCCAGTTCTACGTTATTGGGAATGCCAATGATGTCTTTACTACAGCTCAGGCGTCGAGATCTTTGGTGCCGAGAGCAGCTACATTGCAGATAGAAACCCCGAGAAATTGTACCACTGGCTTGAAAAag agagatGACAGGCGGAGAGCAACACACAACGAAGTCGAGCGCCGGCGTagagataaaataaacaattggaTTACAAAGTTGGGCAAGATAATTCCTGATTGCAATACTGGAACTAATACCACTGTCAGCAGCGGTAGCGGAAGTGGAGAAGGAAAAACAAACTATGAAACTCAG AGTAAAGGAGGTATCTTAGCGAGGGCCTGCGAATATATAGGAGAATTGCGCGCGGCTAATCAAAGCTTGGGTCAATGCCTGCGAGATAACGAGAAGCTACGGCAAGAGATCACGGCATTGAAACAATTAGTTAACCAATTGAAACGCGAGAATCTTCAACTTAGATCGCAAACTTCGTCTACGTCAACGGCCGGCAGTACCGACGTTGTACACTTGAGTCCTTAA